TCGAGAATCTGTATCGAGTTGGCAAGGAATATCGAGGTACCCGGCTGCTGATCGAAGCCGAGATAATCGAACGGTTCATCGCCATCGACCCGTTGGTAGGCCAGGGTCAAGCGGTGTGCACCCACCTTGTAAGCGGCGGCCAGCGAACCGGTGGTGTTGTCGATCTTGCCGGCCAGGCGCTGGCCAGCGTCGTGGGTGCGATAGAGGTTGAAGTCCAGATTCAACGACTGATTTTTGCTCAGGGCATAGCTGTAGTTGGCGTTGGCGTAGTACTGCCGCCATATATCGGTGAACTGCGAACCGTACAGGCTGACGCTCAATTGATCGCTCAGGGCATAACTGCCGCCCAGATAATCGACGCTGCGGGTCTCGACCCCGGCATAGAGCGCCTTGAGGGCGCCATCGTCGTTGGTTGACGCACTGTCATTGCCCGAGGTGAAGTGCCCAACATCGAGTTGCAGTCCTTTCAACTCGCTGCTGGTCAGCTGGAAGCCATTGGCGTAGGTGGTGAACAGACGCGCCGAGCCGGTGCCGAACACCGGGTTGAGCGGTGTCAGGTTGCCGTATTTGAGTTCGGTCTTCGAGATCCGCGCCTTGAGTGCGCCACCGGCCTCGGAATACTCATCCTCGGCGCGTCCATTGGAATCGACCGGCAACAAACTGGTGCCGGTACGCCCCCTGCCGCTGTCGAGTTTGAGCCCCAACTGCGCGTAGGCATCGACTCCGAAGCCCACAGCGCCTTGGGTGTAGCCGGAACGGTAATCGAGCATGATCCCGTGGGCCCATTCCTCTCGATAGTTCTGCCCCCCAGGGTTATTAAGGTTGTTTCGGTAAAAATAGAAATTGCGCTGGGTCAGGGTCAGGCTGCTGTCTTCAACAAAGCCATTGGCGGGTACGGCATAGGCCACTTGGCCGAGACAACCGGTGATGGCGAGCGGCAAGGCGGGCCAGAGGGACAGTTTCATTCTGCGTGCTCCTTATTATTGTGTTTTCACAGAACTCTTTATTGGAGGCGACCGAAGCCCTGCCGCCGGGAAACCTCAGCAGCAAGACAAGGGCGTCGGATATATCAGGTGACGCTGTGGCGGATCTGGAACTGCTCCTGCGACCAGGTTTTCTGATCGAGAATCTCGCCGAGGATCTGTACCGCATCCCAGACCTCGGTGAAGCGGGTGTACAGCGGGGTGAAGCCGAACCGCATGATCCGCGGCTCGCGGTAATCGCCGATCACGCCACGGGCGATCAAGGCCTGGATCACCGCATAACCTTGGGGATGTTCGAAGCTGACATGGCTGCCACGTTTGGCGTGTTCGCGTGGAGTGATCAAGGTCAGCTCGTGAGCGGCGCAGCGCTGCTCGACCAATTGGATGAACAGGTCCGTCAGGGCCAAGGATTTGCTGCGCAGGCTGGCCATGTCGGTCTGGGCGAAAATCTCCAGACCACACTCGACCATCGCCAACGAAGTGATGGGCTGGGTGCCGCACAAATAGCGGGCGATTCCGCTGCTCGGCTGGTAATGCGACTCCATGGCGAATTGCCGCGAATGACCGAACCAGCCGGACAGCGGTTGCGCCACCAGATCGCACAGCTCAGGGGAAACCCAGACGAAAGCTTGCGAGCCCGGACCGCCATTGAGGTACTTGTAGGTGCAACCGATGGCGTAGTCGGCGCGCGCCTGATGCAAATCGACAGGCACCGCCCCGGCGGAATGCGCCAGGTCCCAGATGGCCAGCGCGCCACATTCGTGGGTCAGCGCGGTCAGGGCCTGCATGTCGTGCATGTAGCCGGTCTTGTAGTTGACGTGGGTGAGCATGACCACCGCGGTGTCCTGATCAATCGCTTGTGGCAGCTCTTGCGGGCTGTCGACCAGACGCAGGGTGTAGCCCTGCTGCAGCATGTCTGCCAGACCTTCGGCGATATACAGGTCCGTCGGGAAGTTGCTGGTCTCGGTGACGATCACCCGCCGCGTCGGCGCCCGCGTAGCCTGCACGCGCAGGGCGGCGCTGAGCACCTTGAACAGGTTAATCGAGGTGGTGTCGGTCACCACCACTTCGCCGTCACCGGCGCCAATCAGCCCCGCCAATCGATTGCCCAGACGTTCAGGCAGGTCGCGCCAGCCGGCGCTGTTCCAACTGCGGATCAGGCCATTGCCCCACTCCTCGCAGATCACTGCCTGAGCACGCGCCAGCGCTGCGACCGGGCGGGCGCCCAGGGAGTTGCCGTCGAGATAGATCACCCCTTCGGGGAGCGCAAACTGCTGACGCAGAGGGGCCAGAGCGTCCTGCGCATCAAGCGCCAGGCAATCGTTTCTTGTAGTCATTGAGTGTCCTGTTTTTTGAAAGAAGTGCCATCCGGGCAGATCGCGATAGTCGGGTGTGAGTGTCGTGTTTCAGGCGATATTTGCGCCTTCACGGTGAAGAGATAATGAACGAAGTTTTAGAGAATTTTCGTGCAAAGTAAGCGGCCATCTAGTATTTATCTCGAAGAAAATTCGAATCCAACTCCAAATATCGCGGATTTATTCTAGCCATGACTCTCGACTCGACAGACCTGCGCATCCTGCATCTTTTGCAACGGGATGGCCGTATCAGCAATCACGAAATGGCAGAAAAGGTCGCCCTGTCGCCGTCGGCCTGTTTGCGCCGTTTACGCCTGCTGGAAAGTGAAGGAATCATCACCGGCTATCGCCCGATGCTTAACGCAGAAAAGCTGGGAGTCGAACTGGAAGCCATCGTCCATGTGTCATTGCGACAGGACGTCGAGGACTGGCACGAGACCTTCATCAAGAAGGTCCAGTTGTGGCCGGAAGTGGTCACTGCCTACGTGATTACCGGGGCGAGCAACTATGTGCTGAGGGTCCAGGCGCGCAATGTCAAACACTTCTCCGACTTCATCGTCAACCAACTGAACCGCACGGCGGGGGTGACTGATATTCGCTCGGAAATCGTGTTGCAGAAAATCAAGGAGCGGGAGACGTTGCTTGATTTGGTGGTGCGTAAGTGAGCGCCGGTTAATGGATATCGATGGCCAGGTGATGAACTGTGGCGAGGGAGCTTGTCGGATCGCCGCACCGTCCCGCTGGAGCGCGAAGCGGTCCTGAAACACTGGACGCCGGGATATTCAGACCCCGCGCATGCGCCGGGCTTCGTTACGCTGCAAGGTCATGCTGGGGGACTCGTCGAACAACTTGCGGTATTCGGCGCAAAAACGTCCGAGATGCGTAAAGCCCCAGCCCATGGCGATCGCGGAAATATTGCGCGCCGAGCCGTGTTCGAGGATTTCCTGGCGCACAGCGTTCAACCGGTACTTTTTCAGGTAAACCATCGGCGATAGGCCCAAATGCTTCTTGAACGCCTCGCACAGCTTGAAACGCGAGACCCCGGTCGCGACTTCGATGTCCTCCAGGTGCAAAGCTTCGCGAGCATTGTCGTGAATGTATTGTTTGGCCCTGATCAAGTAGTGCGGCAGTTTCACGCCGAGCACGTTACGCAATTCTTCGGAGTGGTTGTTCGGCTGGGCGAGGATCAAGCCTTTGATCAATGAGCTTTCGATGTCCCGAGTGAAAGCCACCTGTTCGTACAGTTCATTGCTGCGTTCCAGCTCCGCGATGAAATAACGCGCCATGCGCCACCACGAGGCCGACGCGCCGCCCACCGCATCCATCACCGGCTCGAAACGCAGCGGCGTATCCAGCGGTCGCTGCAGCATGCCTTCCAGCGACTCGTTCATGGCGGCGCGGGTGATCACCACCTGGACTTTGCGACAGTCGCCGGAGATCGCCAGCACCTGGTTCTCATTCGGGGAAATGATCACCC
The window above is part of the Pseudomonas sp. B21-048 genome. Proteins encoded here:
- a CDS encoding helix-turn-helix domain-containing protein, translated to MSSNADPQFRDIRIDHYDLEGARNWMSGICGPHRLQTSSPERIRFHHSANVFRSMATTLGTLSYGTDVTIDIEDAEHFSSYSLSLPLVGEQELSKNGTLLKSNRDQGVIISPNENQVLAISGDCRKVQVVITRAAMNESLEGMLQRPLDTPLRFEPVMDAVGGASASWWRMARYFIAELERSNELYEQVAFTRDIESSLIKGLILAQPNNHSEELRNVLGVKLPHYLIRAKQYIHDNAREALHLEDIEVATGVSRFKLCEAFKKHLGLSPMVYLKKYRLNAVRQEILEHGSARNISAIAMGWGFTHLGRFCAEYRKLFDESPSMTLQRNEARRMRGV
- a CDS encoding Lrp/AsnC family transcriptional regulator; this translates as MTLDSTDLRILHLLQRDGRISNHEMAEKVALSPSACLRRLRLLESEGIITGYRPMLNAEKLGVELEAIVHVSLRQDVEDWHETFIKKVQLWPEVVTAYVITGASNYVLRVQARNVKHFSDFIVNQLNRTAGVTDIRSEIVLQKIKERETLLDLVVRK
- a CDS encoding OprD family porin codes for the protein MKLSLWPALPLAITGCLGQVAYAVPANGFVEDSSLTLTQRNFYFYRNNLNNPGGQNYREEWAHGIMLDYRSGYTQGAVGFGVDAYAQLGLKLDSGRGRTGTSLLPVDSNGRAEDEYSEAGGALKARISKTELKYGNLTPLNPVFGTGSARLFTTYANGFQLTSSELKGLQLDVGHFTSGNDSASTNDDGALKALYAGVETRSVDYLGGSYALSDQLSVSLYGSQFTDIWRQYYANANYSYALSKNQSLNLDFNLYRTHDAGQRLAGKIDNTTGSLAAAYKVGAHRLTLAYQRVDGDEPFDYLGFDQQPGTSIFLANSIQILDFNAPNERSWQLRYDLDMAPFGVPGLSFMSRYVSGDHVDDSHYDGGPKGAYGRYGSDGKRWERDLEARYVVQEGKAKDLSIRVRQASVRSTGQVARADTTDNNEVRVIIEYPLSIF
- the kynU gene encoding kynureninase → MTTRNDCLALDAQDALAPLRQQFALPEGVIYLDGNSLGARPVAALARAQAVICEEWGNGLIRSWNSAGWRDLPERLGNRLAGLIGAGDGEVVVTDTTSINLFKVLSAALRVQATRAPTRRVIVTETSNFPTDLYIAEGLADMLQQGYTLRLVDSPQELPQAIDQDTAVVMLTHVNYKTGYMHDMQALTALTHECGALAIWDLAHSAGAVPVDLHQARADYAIGCTYKYLNGGPGSQAFVWVSPELCDLVAQPLSGWFGHSRQFAMESHYQPSSGIARYLCGTQPITSLAMVECGLEIFAQTDMASLRSKSLALTDLFIQLVEQRCAAHELTLITPREHAKRGSHVSFEHPQGYAVIQALIARGVIGDYREPRIMRFGFTPLYTRFTEVWDAVQILGEILDQKTWSQEQFQIRHSVT